gatgtgcttaagtccctaaaagacacatggtttcaccacacctggaaatatatggcatatatggtataacatccgagtaagtaaactcataaaggatttaccaaccgcctgaaaaatgaccataatatataatcagcctaagccataatattggtcaataaaaatgcacacttacgtggcaaaaagcaatgatattgtatccaatcaattgcttgataaacccaaacagcaccttgactatataaaaaagtcagcggggcagctatataaagctttactgtttgacaccttttaagatgcattgtaccaactcctaaaaagtcgagtaactgcggtataaaaggattttaaggtattgggcacttgatcacgcgcactttggcctaagcgaaaagtgcctaagtccctaaaagaacgtgacaggccacacctgaaaatatgggctgcagacatattaggcctaggccaaaaaatatgccttcgacaccctttaaaggatgacgcatgtaacatgctcccgagtaataaatcttccgggtaatatagaccaagtgtagctcatatgaatagcttctgatctgaatgattatcccttatgggatactccaaaataaatataataattgaatcccgactggcgcaagtattcggttgatagcccttacggggaataataattggtccagtctttgagcatagaaaatagactcatgactatgaatccatgtggaatgtatccggaacaagtccaaattggagatataatcctcacgcttgagttgatgagcccccgagcatatagcttgtccttctgtcatagtcaaaattgtctattggcaatagctgacgcagtcggcatggagatgaaatgaccaacatgaagacgaaattgctcatcagaagtaacggaagatgtcagcggtagtaaaaacagtgacaccaatcaaaggtaatgaagttgcataaccatggaggcaaagaaaccagtcggcaacagtcaggtcagctagcagtgaagatgtaggcgcccaacaacaacgaaagaacagtcggtggtgacaaaagcaaaccgacgatgaagacgtagacgcgcatcaacggtgatggcgaaatccaccaatcatgaagatgaagaaaataatcggcggcgacaaacgcatccgacggtaatgatgattagcggcaacagagatagccgactatgatgacaaagtttcccatcaacggcagcagagtaggctatgttgaagaggcttgacaagatgttgatgaagatgacgatgtcggtgatccagtcaatagcgatgtagcagccgatgataacgatgagatcctctattggcagttgcgtagtaggccaaccgtgaagacaaataattggaggagagttgatgttgttgcccaactcgtctaaaccgaaatatttgaagttgttgaagtagaatgtctgctccgaagcaaagatgaagataatgactcctggagttgactcgtgggttgatgaattgatttcttcagcttgacataaaatttgtcaaattttgagccttgtatttgtgtagcccccgactctttgattagttgggaaacaactgaacatagagtcgagaactgtagcctcttgtcgtcgaatagttattgcttgagtgaagataaatattgaagattggaacaccacttgttgtaataaaataacacggTATCATATTTGGTGACGTATGCCGAGGTGTCGAAACACTGGTAGTCGTCGTGGTTGATGAAGTAGCAAAGCTTGCGAAGTagaggcaatagagtttgccgatgccgaagataataaaaatgaagttgctccaccatggtgacaaagttgcatagtcgtgatgaagtgaacacgagtcggcggcaacagaagcaaaccggtagtgaagacgcgcagttgtgaagataaaagcaccagtcggcggcggcataaccaatcggcgacggaagacgatgatgtccatcagtaatggtagctgtataaaccagacgtagaggcgagggcactagtcagcagcagacgagacgaccagcgatgaagatggtaaggccaatcaacactggcagaatcatgcagccatggaagtgaagaaaccagtcggcagccatggcaaacgtaggcagcttgtgttgaagatactgatgcctattagtagtgacagcgatgtagccagccgtgaagaagatagcatcagttggcgttataacaggccagccgtgcaggcggtgacaccagtcagcggcggatgcggcggccggtcggtgaagacgtagacgcccaacaacggcagcataataggccagccgtgcaggcggaaacaccagtcggcggcggtcgaggcggccggtcggtgaagacatagacgcccaacaacggcggcataaaggccagccgtgcaggcggaaacaccagtcggcagcggcgaaggcaagccggtcggtgaagacgtagacgcccaacaacggcggcataataggccagccgtgcaggcggaaacaccagtcggcggcggcgaaggcaagccggtcggtgaagacgtagacgcccaacaacggcggcataatagaccagccgtgcaggcggaaacaccagtcggcggcggcgaaggcaagccgatcggtgaagacgtagacgcccaacaacggcggcataatagaccagccgtgcaggcggaaacaccagtcggcggcggcgaaggcaagccgatcggtgaagacgtagacgcccaacaacggcggcataataggccaaccgtgcaggcggaaacaccagtcggcggcggcgaaggcaagccggtcggtgaagacgtagacgcccaacaacggcggcataataggccaaccgtgcaggcggaaacaccagtcggcggcagacgaggcggccggtcggtgaagacgtagacgcccaacaacggcggcataataggccagccgtgcaggcggaaacaccagtcggcggcagacgaggcggccggtcggtgaagacgtagacgcccaacaacggcggcataataggccagccgtgcaggcggaaacaccagtcggcggcggtcgaggcggccggtcggtgaagacgtagacgcccaacaacggcggcataataggccagccgtgcaggcggaaacaccagtcggcggcggtcgaggcggccggtcggtgaagacgtagacgcccaacaacggcggcataataggccagccgtacaggcggaaacaccagtcggcggcggtcgaggcggccggtcggtgaagacgtagacgcccaacaacggcggcgtaataggccagccgtgcaggcggaaacaccagtcggcggcggtcgaggcgagccggtggtgatgttctgactgatccattcctggagcgtaagagataagcttaaagccatgaatcccttttatgcatatctggatctggatcctgcagaacaaacatataggatgagtagtatctgatataaatataatactcgagaaaaaatcaagtattttaaaatatttataaatatgtatttctcctcttgtcaattttgatttccccgagcagatgactctgtacgtttaaacactctgtccgactagtcatagcccccaagcatcgggagtcggcctaggcatttcCCTATTAACCCACAGTAATTGATTTACCTCCAGCGGTGTATCTTCAACAACTACCCCGAATTCAAATATATCTAATCTACATAGAACGAACATGGGCAACCGAACACGGATTTTGCAGACTCTgggcgcgacgtgcggtgctcggAACAATATTCCATGCGCAAGCGCTACCGTTAACACAACTCCTTTCAGCCCAGTCTAACTCTTTTACCACTCATCCGATCACCAATTCACCACTACCCCTTCTCCGTACATCAATAGAAAAATTAGTACAATTTCATGTGCTTTTGACACATATGTATGAATGTTCTATATAGatatttgcaaaataaaaatattgatatttcaaaattttaaagttcAAGGAAGTTACAAAGACTTGAAAAATCTGAATACATGAAAACCTAATCTAAAACAACATTTTATTTGTTAGTGGAGAGTAAGTCATAGTGCATTTCTGTTTCGTAGGTATGACTACAACCAACCGTCCGAATGGGATTTCTCCATACCAAGTTCACATAAAatactgatttttttaaaaagaaaattcaaactttttaaaatttaattttaaaggaAGACTATCGCAAAAGAGGCCTAGGATGTAGAAGATCATGACATGAGCGATTCGGCAGATTCTCATTTTCAAACTAGAACCCGGTTTAGGAATAAAATTTGGGAGAGTATATTAAAAACTAAAAGTTActaaaaaggtttttaaaaaaaatctaaaatttcATCAAATTTCAGATGGGCCGGATTActcgtgggcccacatgtcagccacacGCCACCTCGCACGTGCGTCACGTGACGGGCTCCTCGGCCCATTACCTCGCGTACCCTCGCACCCGTCTCCCGCAGACAGATCCGCCTCGATTCTTCGCCGCCGCGACGAGCTCCCTccatggcgccgccggccgccgccgcgacctcctcgtcgtcctcctacACCGACACCTCGGGCTCCTCCTCCgactcgtcctcgtcctcgggGAGcgaccgacgccgacgccgcgcccgccACCGCAGCGGCCACCGGAAggatgccgcggcggcggcgtcgtcctcgtcgtcggcgctgAAGGCGCGCAAGGACCGGAGGTCCCGCCACAAGCGGCgccggagggagcggcggcggtcccCGTCCGACGACGACAGCTACAGGCGaggctctccccctccccctcctcctcctcatccttccTTTCTAGGTTTCTTGTGCTAGGGTTAGGCCCAGATCGATCTCTGTGAATGAATTTTGCTCGTTAGCTCCTCTGATAGTTTATCTTGACCCATGATTGACGCTACATCAGGAGTGGTATTAAGGGGATAACGAATTAGTTGCACAAGGACGTGAAGAATTTTCGGTTGTTTTACAACTAACAAAGGATTTATTTGTTCAGTTTGGTTTGGTCGTGCCTTACTTGAGCAACGAGAGCCCTAACCGTGAGAAAAATTTTAGGATTTCACTTCAACTtgatacttcatccgtttcataatgtaagattttctagcattgtccatattcatgtagatgttaatgaatctagacatatatgtgtgcctagattcattagcatatgtataaatgtggacaatgctagaaagtcttacattatgaaacggagggagtagtaatgaGCACTGAATGCTAGCTCGAATCTACATGGTTTGGAGAATTTCTGTGATGTACTTTTTCAATGTGTAACAATCGCAACAGTAGTAGGACAAAGCCTCATTCCTTCCTAGTTTAATAGTCAGTGATCGGTTCTATCAGCAGTAGGACAAGGATTTCTTAGATATGATTTGAGCTCACTATTGAAGATGAGTGTTCGCATCTCCATTTAAAATTCCTTTTCAGTCAGTTAAATATTCTGTAAGCCTGAGAGGGTGGCAATCCATGGCATTTACCGGAGCTATGATGCTTTGTTCTTTTGAATTCAATTTATCTGTGATTAGGAGTTATCATGGCATCAAGTTTAGGCAGCTAAAGCATAGTTCAGAATCTAGGTACCAGGGAAGTTTTGAAACAAAAAATGCCATAGTCTTGCATTACATTGTTACGGCTTGAATCATTCAATTGGATGACATGGATCGGCATAGCAACAAGTTTTTCCCTAGTTTTAGCCTTCAAGCTGTCTTGGCTTTCTCTGCTACactgaaaaaaatagagatatTTTGCTTCTTGCGAAACTTATATTCCTGTTTGCTTTATGCCACCACTGTTATTTTGAAGTTTCTGGTGCTTTTTGTAGTAGCTCAAGCTCTTACGACAGTGAACATGAGGGCAAATCACGCAAGCACAAGAAGAGCAGATCATCAAGGAAGGTACTGCCCCATCAATGCATTCATATTTGATTTCTCATTTAGATTTTTTCTCCATGCGTCGAATATGTGGCCTCATTGTATTTACTTACCTGACAGTCTAGGGAGAGGGAGCGAAGCAAGGATAGGCATTCTAAACGAGACAAGAGCAAACATAAAGAggtaaaaatcctatttattcaGAAAATACCTTTTTCTTGGTTTAACTTTTCAGTGAATTGAATCTGTGTTGCATGTAATAATCACTCTCTAGAAATCAGCAAGTGTTGGTTGCATACTTGCGTTTGATTGCTGTTACAGTGCCATGCTATATCTATTAATAGAAATCTACAGGGTCATGTCTTATGAAGTAGATATGTAGACTTAAAATATATGTGGTTTACATTTAAATACAAGAGGTCCTTATATATCTTGCTGCCTGTTTCTGGGTTGGCTCTTTGACATTGGAGCTGGGATTCGTGAACGAGTGACAACATGGTGGATTGGCTTGCTGGTTGGCTTGTTGGTTGATTGGTTGGTTTTGTTCTCTTCAATGCGGGAGCTCTACACAGAAGAAAATAGTGAACGTACTAGTGGCCCCGTGCAGCTCTCCAAGGTATATTAGATACTTGGCtttacatttttcttttctatttgttttatttaacatATGAAACATTCTTTATTCTGTAAATCAGTTTCTTGGACGTGACAAGGATGAAGGTGTTCAAAGGAGTGCAATCTCTGGTAAAAAGGTGAGAATAGTCTCTTGACCACTTCAATGTACACCTTTTGAATTGTACAATAGAGGGGGGTAAGGGGGGGGGTGCCTGTTGAAATAAAAAATCTTCTGATCAAAGTAAGGTTATGAAATATGAACAATTTTTCAGTATCCAAACTGTTCCATCGGTTGTTAAATTCAATAAAACAGAATGGGCTACCTCGCATATGCCCCCCTCATAACAAATTATTTTAGGAAGGCAAAAGATTTGATGCATTTGCATTGACAGATAATGATGAAGCTTGAGAAATCCAAGGAAGACAAGCAGGCAGAGAGCAAGCGCAATGAATTGTTGAAGTTTCTGAATGCAAGTTATGATTGACAGTTTGTTGGAAGTGCTGTCATTTGCTGCCTTTTGGATTTGTCTTGATACTACCGCTTAGTCCACCAGTGCTGTTGGTTATATTTACAAGTTTTTTGTTCCCTGTTATTCTAGTTATGGCATGACCGTCTGTGTTCATGCCAGCACTTAGATAGTTGTCGCATCACCGTTGTCACTAAAAACTATTACATTTGATCCTGGGCTGATAATGTTTTCAATTTTCATATTATTACTAGCATATGCATCTGAGTGTTTCCCGATATTTTTTACTCAAGTATTAATTTCTCCCTTTGCTGTTTCTGTATGGTTAAGCTTTTTTTCACTAGGGATTAGCTGCTCGTTTAGCTGTTTACTGATAGGAAAGACTTCCAATTGGTCTTCTCACATGAAATCGCACTCGTTTAGATTCATGAAAATTATTATTCGTTGAAATTACGACTGAGTGGTAAACACGGTCTATTTGAATTGTTCAACGTATGGCTCGTATCTCTCGATGACCTTTGCAACAGGGCACCTTCAAATATTTACAACTTGGCATTGAAGGTGCGGTTGACTACATCAAAGCCAGACTTGCAGGCCTTCTGGAATCATACGAAACATTGCAaagaacatactccctccgtattttaatgtatgacgccgttgactttttaacaaacgtttgacctttcgtcttattcaaaaaatttatgtaattataatttattttattgtgacttgatttatcatcaaatgttctttaaacatgacataagtatttttatatttgcataaaaattttgaataagacgagtggccaaacgttggttaaaaagtcaacggcgtcatacattaaaatacggagggagtataattctGCAGAAAATTTCAGACCATTTTGAAACCTTCGAGTCGATCAGTTCaaccatattttaaaaaaaaaatcgcaaagAAACGATTATACGATCGCTTGCCATTGGTAGTCTGGTAGAGACCCTCATCACTTGTGCTTGTGTTGCTGATTATGGTTGAcaatttctttcttcttctttttttttgtgtgggtgtgtgtgtgtgtgttttttttttttttgggggggagggggggttgcTAACAATTTCTTATCTGTTTCTtgtaaataataaatatatttgtttgcACTGAACAACACAGGTGATGAACAATGTTAGCAAAGAATTATTTTACATGCTTTGTCACTCTTGTCCAGATTTGTAGGCAATAGCCTATAAGTACTACCTTTGTtcaaaaatataagagattttgaccaTATAATTATGTGGGATACTACATAGTTTAGCTACATCTAGCATTTGCTAGAGTACATGATGAACAAACTGGCCGTGATTTTCTTTAAATTCTGTAGCCAGAAACCATGTAATATATCTCCATGAAAAAAATGATATCATCATAATTTAGAAAAAGAATGTAGTAACGGAAAACAGTATATTGTACAAACTCATGTCTGAATCTACACAAGAATTTCATTTTCAGTCCTGAAGAATGATGgggtgtgtgtatgtgtgtggcTAATCCCAGAAAAGTACAGAAACTTATTGAATGGTTATCCCAGATTTACATGAAAAATAGCTGCTTTTTCTCAGATGATGATAACATCAGGTAAAATGGTTAGAGCTTATCAAAAGAAAAATGTGTTGACTATGGCAGCAGGCAGCTACAATTGAGCAGCCAGGATCTCATTCCATGTGTCTGGAACACCAGGAAGGCACCAGTGCAAGCAATCCTGGACCCCTCCTCTACCTTTGATGCTGTACCTGGATATATGCCCTTCATCCCTCAGCCGCGAAATCGCGGTGATATCCAAGAACTTGATTCCGGTGCCTCTCACCGCTCCCTCGGCTTCGGCATCGTCAGAACGATTCCGAAACACCGAATTCCCCTTGGATAAAGGATCTTTGTTGTCACATGTTCCTCCAGTGTTCCACTCACCATTGAAGAAATGCCTTGGTGACAATGACCTGTAGAAGACCTTCAGATGGGGGTGCCTTGGAAGCTGATCATCCAGCCACCTGACAACATTGTGGATGGTGAAGTTCTTCGCCTTCCAGATGACGGCGATATCCCGGTCATGGCTCGGTACACCGGAGACGTACATCTGCCACCGGTTCGCCTTCATCTTCCCCCGGTTCCAGTGGTGCCCGGTGTTCAGAATTATGACATGAAACCTGTGGAGGTTCTTCTGAAGAAATGCAGGAGGGCGGTCTAGGTGCATTGCATAGCCGGTTGCCTGATCAGACCTCCTGAGAGGCTCCAGGTCACAGAGAGTTGCTGACCAGTAGTGTGGTGTTGGTTCTTCGGAACCGGTATGCCCAACCTTCCGGTCTCTTAGCGTGGCGCGCAACGACAAGGCCGTAGCGTTTACCGACATCTTCGACATGCGAGTGATCATCCCCACCTGTGAGCATGCACATCATTGACTGGAACATCTGCCTCCCCAAGGAGTCACCTACAAAAGCAATGGTTTTGTCCTGCATCCTGAGGCATGTTAGGATTAGCATGACCTGAAAGATAAAGAAAAGATGCAGAAGAAGATGAAAATGTTGCTTAAATGTTTCCTGCAAATATACACTTACCTTGTCAAGAACTGAGAAGCTTGAAATTCTGGCATGTCACAGCCTTCAGGCTGCCATCTGAATTTCTCATAGGCAAAATCCTTTCGCTGTGTCAATCTGCATGCCCAGCTGTCAGAGAGCCATTTTTTACAGCTGAGGCCAGAATATAATGGCCTGCGGTCATCAGGAACCCATCTTCCATTCCTGTAGTCACATTCTGCAAGACAGATGAAGAAAGCATCAGAAGAAACAGCATTGCATTAGAGTTGCAGAAACTTCTGACTAGTAACCGGTTTTGCTAGGCAAATCTGTGAGTTGAGTAGGATTTTAAGGAACATGTCCTCTTTGAGCAAGTTTATAGCCAATTTAGTAAAAAGCTCACATCTTATTTACATTCTTAAGGGGATATTTCTATGATAGAAATTACATTGGATCATAGAAGGAATCAGAGAGATGCTAGCCATGACCTTTCTTCTCAGGAGGTGATGCTTCCCTTTTACCAGTGACATTTTCTGCTTCATGAACTACAGACTGAGGTGGAGATGCAGCAGTAGCTTCCCTTCCTACTTCATCTACTGACTGCACTAACGGACCCAAGCTAGAAAAAATTTCTTCCTTGGAGATATCATGATCTACATAGTTGGATTGAACTGAAGAAATTTACAGAAAAAATGTCAGTGCAAAGAACAACACACAGAAAAAACTCAATTAGAGAATGAATACAAGCTATTGAGCTTGCAAAATTGGAGGACCTGGATGGCTCAAAGCCAATGGCTCCGATCGGAGGAGCTCGCCGCGATTTCGCAGCGATCCCTTCTCCCATTTCCATGTCAGGAGCACCACAAAGAGGGCAAGACACACAAGCTTGAGCTGCTTTAACCCCAGACCATTCAGATTCACCAATCTCATCCCTTTACTGTGCTCTGAAGCAGGCTCCTGTTCTTCTTCAGGATTGAATTGTGCTCACAAGACATGAACTTCAGATGAAATAGAGGTTCTCTGAATTCTGTTTGGTCAGGCAATCAGGCAGCTGCATCATACAAGAAGAATGTAGacaataagtaaaaaaaaaaggtgagttCAGATTAATGCTACCTCACCTaacattaacaaaaaaaaattggtgctTGTTTTTCAAGAAGAATGCATGCGGTAAGTTTGGTACAGAGTAGAGATCAAAGCAGTAAACAGCAGTTGTGATCGGTTGGGAAGGCATAAACATCTTCCTAATTAGAATTAAAGAGTTgcaggtgattggctgcataGGCAGGTGAGGCTGAAGCTGGATGGTGGCAAGTTCAGCTTTGCAGACTCAAAAGCTCACACCTTAAATGACCAGAATTAATTATATTCTAGTCACAAAGTGCTGCAGTTTCAAGGTCAGGAAAAATAAACAAGACCGCGCACTCCGAACGAGGCTTCGAACTTTTGACGAATTATAGATCTTGAACATCTCAAAGTtcatcaaagaagagcatgacttAACGGAATTTATCAGAAAAACATTGTGAACGAAATTTCTAGCAGCACATTGCAAGAAAACAGAAGCCCCACAAAGAAGTGGCTCCATCAAATTTCAACCAATCCTGGTTCAGTTAATTTCCTTTGATGGGTTGTTTGCTTCTTCCCAGGCTCAAAATTGAAAACGAGGAAGTTTACAACCAAAACGCTTGTATCCTGACACAGGACGATGAATCGAACTGAATTCGAGATGAATACACACCAAGAAGGCGAGACGGCAGCAGGACAAGCAGCAGAGCAAAGAAACCAGGCACTGACCAAGAAccggagctcgccgtcgccgtcgccggcgagcaggACGACCAAGAAGCTCACCTCACCTTGATCCTCGCTGCCAAAAAGCCCAAAGGTTTCGGTGTGGCTGTGGTGGTTGTAGTGCGGTGAGGGGCgggggtggaggtggtggtgagatggagagagagaaggtgacGTGACGTGGGGTGCACGTACGGTAACTGTACGGCAATGCCAAAGCTTGGATCACTCCGGAAATGGGATTAACCGAGGTGGTGTGTGGTGATGTgtacgaggaggaagaagaaggaggcgTCGCGTAGAATGGAATCGATAACAAAAATGGAGACCGAGTATTATCAGAGTGGTTGGTGGTTAGGCATGCACGTCAGGGTTTCAAGATAGCGTCAGAGAGTATCACCGGTCGAGTCATCAGGCATTCAACCATTTTAGGCTTTGCCGTTCACCGCACCTTGGCTGTATCCCCACGGTCTCTCTCAAGTATACACTATACGAGGCCGGCAGCCACCCATGGTCCATCAGTTCTTCACACACTTTATTTTTGGGTCAGAGATGTTGAACTAACCAGACTCTAATACCAATTGTAGAATCATAAATagtcttttcttaaaaaaaaacctaaacaaTGAGGTGAGAGCTCTCCCACTTAtatattcaaaattatgtgaaacttacatataagttacactgtagttacaatgcaagttacagtgtaattacatacaagttacagtgtaattacactacgattgtactataattacatctgtcgacaaatgtataggtagtcccagagaaaaaacagagagagagggagggaaaaattcTGAATTCAGGCCCATTAGTGGCCCAAATCAACATGTCCTGTCCagcagcccagcccagcccagcccagagCTACTCGTTCTCCCTTCTCACGTGACGGCAGCGAGGAAGCGGATTGGAGAAGGGTTGGGGTTTTTGGCTTCGCGGAGGCGGCAAGGCGAGGCGAATCgcgaggagcggaggaggaagggTAGGGTTTCGCGTcacggaggggaggggatcgagagctcctcctcctccgccgtctccgcctTTGCTCTCTTCCTTTCGCCTGTTGTTGCGAGAAGGCGGCCGCCATTTTCTTGATTCCGACCTTGCAGGTATTAAAGCCACCTCCACCTGCCCAATCCTCTGAATTTTGCAGTGCTGGGCAGTTCTTTCTCCTGGTTCTTGGCGAGATTTTGGGCCCTGTAACCCTGCATTCTGTTTGATTGTGATGATCCGTGGGTGGATGGGGATGGCCTAGGTGGTGAACTCGGTTCTTGATTTCttgcgatttttttttccttttgatttATCAATGCCTGAAGCAGTGGATTCTGCTGGAGCAGAGCTGTTAAATGTGTAGCTTGTACAGAGTCGGGCTAGTGGAGCGAACTCGCACTCGTGTTTGTGATTTTGGTGTGATTAGTTGATCAGTAGGTCTGTAGGTGGTATCAATTTTGCTCATATTTCTGATTCGTTTA
This genomic window from Oryza sativa Japonica Group chromosome 12, ASM3414082v1 contains:
- the LOC4352348 gene encoding uncharacterized protein — encoded protein: MAPPAAAATSSSSSYTDTSGSSSDSSSSSGSDRRRRRARHRSGHRKDAAAAASSSSSALKARKDRRSRHKRRRRERRRSPSDDDSYSSSSSYDSEHEGKSRKHKKSRSSRKSRERERSKDRHSKRDKSKHKELGFVNE